In Streptomyces sp. NBC_00448, the following are encoded in one genomic region:
- a CDS encoding MFS transporter → MVSNGGLILVVVIVAELMDLLDASIVNVAGPDLEKSLGAGSVGLQWVIGGYALTLGAGLVLGGRLGDRYGRRRMFLTGLAAFTACSLLCAVAPNIESLIAFRLLQGVAGAMLLPQGLGLLRENFSGPELAKVFAIFGPVLGLGGIIGPVLGGFLIEGDFFGLGWRSVFLVNLPIGIAALIVAARFVPKKAGDCTVRVDLTGAALVAVSCALLVLPLNQGQEEGWPLWTWLSMAASVIGFALFALQQRRTAAAGRGPLVAPGLLRKPAFTVGLGGIALFFGGLIGTQLVLTLFLQIGRHFTAGEAGLGNLPLAVGTAIGGAVSGAFLADKIGRKVLQIGPLVQLAGAALLWFELDGLDAASFSIRDIVPGVAVAGVGAGMVIAALFSFILAAVDNDEIGSASGVLSAVQAVGGSIGVAVFGSVFLAQARTDDFIGGFHRALIVQACLLVVFLAITFLLPRKGRPEEEQHGIATEPATGSDAKQHLAV, encoded by the coding sequence ATCGTCTCCAACGGGGGGCTGATTCTGGTGGTGGTGATCGTCGCGGAGCTCATGGATCTCCTGGATGCCTCGATCGTCAACGTCGCCGGACCGGACCTGGAGAAGTCCCTCGGTGCTGGTTCCGTCGGACTGCAATGGGTGATCGGCGGCTACGCCCTCACCCTGGGCGCCGGACTCGTGCTCGGCGGCCGGCTCGGCGACCGCTACGGCCGGCGCCGGATGTTCCTGACGGGACTTGCGGCTTTCACCGCGTGCTCACTGCTATGCGCGGTCGCGCCGAACATCGAGTCGCTGATCGCCTTCCGCCTGCTGCAGGGCGTCGCCGGAGCGATGCTGCTGCCCCAGGGCCTGGGCCTGCTGCGGGAGAACTTCTCCGGCCCTGAACTCGCCAAGGTCTTCGCGATCTTCGGACCCGTCCTCGGCCTCGGCGGCATCATCGGCCCGGTCCTGGGCGGCTTCCTTATCGAGGGTGACTTCTTCGGCCTGGGCTGGCGGTCGGTGTTCTTGGTCAACCTGCCCATCGGCATCGCGGCGCTGATCGTCGCCGCGAGGTTCGTGCCCAAGAAGGCGGGCGACTGCACGGTTCGGGTCGACCTGACCGGCGCCGCCCTGGTCGCGGTGTCCTGTGCTCTGCTGGTGCTGCCGCTCAACCAGGGGCAGGAGGAAGGCTGGCCGCTGTGGACGTGGCTGTCCATGGCCGCCTCGGTGATCGGGTTCGCTCTCTTCGCCCTTCAGCAGCGCCGTACGGCCGCCGCGGGCCGCGGGCCGTTGGTGGCCCCGGGCCTGCTGCGCAAGCCGGCCTTCACCGTCGGGCTCGGCGGCATCGCCCTGTTCTTCGGCGGGCTCATCGGCACCCAGCTCGTGCTGACCCTGTTCCTCCAGATCGGCCGGCACTTCACCGCCGGTGAGGCGGGACTGGGCAACCTGCCCCTCGCGGTGGGAACCGCGATCGGCGGCGCGGTCAGCGGCGCGTTCCTCGCGGACAAGATCGGCCGCAAGGTGCTGCAGATCGGACCGCTGGTCCAGCTGGCCGGCGCGGCCCTGCTGTGGTTCGAGCTCGACGGCCTCGATGCCGCCTCCTTCTCGATCCGGGACATCGTTCCCGGCGTGGCGGTGGCAGGCGTCGGCGCCGGCATGGTGATCGCCGCCCTGTTCAGCTTCATCCTGGCGGCGGTCGACAACGACGAGATCGGGTCCGCCTCCGGTGTCCTGTCCGCGGTCCAGGCTGTCGGCGGTTCCATCGGCGTCGCGGTCTTCGGCTCGGTGTTCCTCGCCCAGGCCAGGACCGACGACTTCATCGGCGGCTTCCACCGCGCGCTGATCGTCCAGGCGTGCCTGCTGGTCGTCTTCCTGGCGATCACCTTCCTGCTGCCGAGGAAGGGACGCCCCGAAGAGGAGCAGCACGGCATTGCCACCGAGCCCGCCACCGGCTCCGACGCGAAGCAGCACCTCGCCGTGTGA